In Daphnia pulex isolate KAP4 chromosome 7, ASM2113471v1, one genomic interval encodes:
- the LOC124197440 gene encoding dynamin-like isoform X4, producing MAGNQGMESLIPLVNKLQDAFTSLGVQMSLDLPQIAVVGGQSAGKSSVLENFVGRDFLPRGSGIVTRRPLILQLINSPQEYGEFLHCKGKIFADFDEIRKEIEADTDRLTGTNKGISNLPINLRVYSPHVLNLTLIDLPGLTKIAVGDQPIDIEMQIRSMILTYITKSSCLILAVTPANIDLANSDALKLAKEVDPAGLRTIGVITKLDLMDEGTDARDILENKLLPLRRGYVGVVNRSQKDIDGRKDIKVAVAAERKFFLGHPSYRHMAERMGTPYLQRVLNQQLTNHIRETLPGLRDRLQKQLLSMEKEVEQFKHFRPDDPSIKTKAMLQMIQQLQSDFERAIEGSGTANINTMELSGGAKINRLFHERFPFEIVKMEFDEKELRREIAFAIRNIHGIRVGLFTPDLAFEAIVKKQISRLKEPSLKCIDLVVAELTNVVRFCAEKMNRYPRLREEAERIITTQIREREQRCKDQIILLNECELAYMNTNHEDFIGFANAQQSSENASNTGRKLGNQVIRKGYMSISNLGIMKGGSRDYWFVLSSETLSWYKDDEEKDKKYMLNLDGLKLRDIEQGFMSRRHAIGLFNKDGRNVYKDYKQLEVSCETQDDVDSWKASFLRAGVYPEKLSDTTNGEDSADRENSASMDPQLERQVETIRNLVDSYMKIVTKTTRDLVPKTIMHLMINDTKDFIMAELLANLYATGDTNNMMEESAEEAVKREEMLRIYHACKEALKIIGDVSMATVSTPVPPPVRGGDDYFRSGPDNSSIGQRVSPPSPGGPNRRPMSGVAPAPAPGPGSSVSRAPPAPPVTGRPAPAVPNRPGDATGRAPPAPPSRPGGTALPPPLVPTRGVGGGSQQPGIVLPQRVQQAVVNVAVNEMVGALGKQFKFN from the exons ATGGCAGGCAATCAGGGAATGGAATCCCTTATTCCTCTCGTGAATAAATTGCAAGATGCCTTCACTTCGTTGGGGGTGCAAATGTCTCTTGACCTACCCCAAATTGCTGTTGTGGGTGGGCAAAGTGCAGGAAAAAGCTCTGTgctggaaaattttgttggCAG GGATTTCCTACCTCGTGGCTCTGGCATTGTCACTCGACGTCCCCTTATCTTGCAGCTGATCAACTCTCCTCAGG AATATGGAGAGTTTTTGCACTGCAAAGGAAAGATCTTTGCTGACTTTGATGAGATTCGTAAGGAAATTGAGGCAGACACTGACCGATTAACTGGTACCAACAAAGGAATATCCAACTTGCCCATCAATTTGAGAGTATACTCTCCTCACG TTCTTAATTTGACCCTGATTGATTTGCCTGGCTTGACGAAAATTGCCGTCGGTGACCAACCTATCGACATTGAGATGCAAATACGTAGCATGATCCTCACCTATATCACAAAATCTAGTTGCCTCATCCTGGCTGTTACCCCTGCCAACATTGATTTGGCCAATTCGGATGCTTTGAAACTGGCCAAAGAAGTAGATCCTGCag GTTTGCGAACAATTGGTGTCATCACCAAGCTGGATTTGATGGACGAAGGAACGGATGCTCGAGACATTTTGGAGAACAAGCTGCTGCCGTTGCGGCGCGGCTACGTCGGTGTGGTCAACCGTAGCCAAAAGGATATCGACGGACGCAAAGACATTAAAGTGGCTGTAGCGGCCGAGCGCAAATTCTTCCTCGGCCACCCATCCTACCGCCATATGGCTGAGAGAATGGGAACGCCCTACCTTCAACGTGTTCTCAATCAGCAGCTCACTAACCACATCCGTGAAACGTTGCCAGGATTGAGAGACCGTCTCCag AAACAATTGCTGAGCATGGAGAAGGAAGTGGAACAGTTCAAACACTTTCGTCCCGACGACCCGAGCATCAAGACGAAAGCCATGCTTCA GATGATCCAGCAGCTCCAGTCGGATTTCGAGCGGGCCATCGAAGGTTCTGGCACGGCCAATATTAACACGATGGAACTGTCTGGCGGTGCCAAGATCAACCGCTTGTTCCACGAGCGTTTCCCATTCGAAATTGTCAAGATGGAGTTTGACGAGAAAGAGTTGCGCCGCGAAATTGCGTTCGCCATCCGCAACATCCACGGTATTCGCGTCGGTCTCTTCACTCCCGATCTTGCCTTTGAGGCCATCGTCAAGAAGCAGATATCCCGCCTCAAGGAACCCTCCCTCAAGTGTATCGATTTGGTCGTCGCCGAGTTGACTAACGTTGTCCGCTTCTGCGCCGAAAAG ATGAACCGTTATCCACGACTACGCGAAGAAGCCGAGCGTATCATCACGACACAAATTCGCGAGCGTGAGCAGCGATGCAAGGACCAGATCATTCTCCTCAACGAGTGCGAGTTGGCTTACATGAACACCAACCACGAGGACTTTATCGGATTCGCAAA CGCCCAGCAGTCGTCGGAGAATGCCAGCAATACAGGACGAAAGCTTGGCAATCAAGTCATCCGCAAAGGCTACATGTCCATCTCCAATTTGGGCATCATGAAAGGCGGTTCGCGGGATTACTGGTTCGTTTTGAGCTCGGAGACCCTGTCGTGGTACAAAGACGACGAG GAGAAAGATAAGAAGTACATGCTGAATCTGGACGGTCTGAAGCTGCGTGATATCGAGCAAGGATTCATGTCTCGTCGGCATGCCATTGGCCTTTTCAATAAAGACGGTCGCAACGTGTACAAG GATTACAAGCAGCTGGAAGTGAGTTGCGAGACTCAAGATGATGTCGATTCGTGGAAGGCTTCTTTCTTGCGTGCCGGTGTCTACCCCGAAAAGTTGTCTGATACCACCAACGGTGAAGATTCTGCTGATCGCGAGAATTCCGCTTCAATGGATCCCCAACTTGAGCGACAG GTTGAAACTATTCGTAATTTGGTCGACTCGTACATGAAAATCGTGACCAAGACCACGAGAGATTTGGTGCCCAAGACGATCATGCACTTGATGATCAACGATACCAAGGATTTTATCATGGCTGAGCTGCTGGCCAACCTCTACGCTACTGGCGACACG AACAACATGATGGAAGAGAGTGCCGAGGAGGCCGTCAAGCGAGAGGAAATGTTGCGAATCTACCACGCCTGTAAAGAAGCCCTGAAGATTATTGGTGACGTGTCGATGGCCACAGTTTCAACGCCCGTTCCTCCGCCCGTTAGGGGTGGCGACGACTACTTCAGGTCTGGACCTGATAATTCAAG TATCGGTCAGCGAGTGTCACCACCGTCTCCTGGCGGTCCTAACCGTCGCCCAATGAGTGGAGTCGCTCCAGCTCCCGCTCCTGGTCCGGGATCATCGGTCAGCCGAGCTCCACCGGCTCCTCCGGTGACTGGCCGCCCCGCACCGGCCGTACCTAATCGCCCTGGAGATGCAACCGGAAGGGCCCCACCGGCACCACCTTCACGTCCCGGCGGAACTGCGCTCCCGCCGCCACTTGTGCCAAC GCGAGGAGTAGGAGGAGGTTCCCAGCAGCCCGGCATCGTCTTACCGCAGCGCGTCCAGCAAGCAGTAGTCAACGTCGCCGTCAATGAAATGGTCGGCGCTCTCGGGAAGcagtttaaattcaattag
- the LOC124197440 gene encoding dynamin-like isoform X6: MAGNQGMESLIPLVNKLQDAFTSLGVQMSLDLPQIAVVGGQSAGKSSVLENFVGRDFLPRGSGIVTRRPLILQLINSPQEYGEFLHCKGKIFADFDEIRKEIEADTDRLTGTNKGISNLPINLRVYSPHVLNLTLIDLPGLTKIAVGDQPIDIEMQIRSMILTYITKSSCLILAVTPANIDLANSDALKLAKEVDPAGLRTIGVITKLDLMDEGTDARDILENKLLPLRRGYVGVVNRSQKDIDGRKDIKVAVAAERKFFLGHPSYRHMAERMGTPYLQRVLNQQLTNHIRETLPGLRDRLQKQLLSMEKEVEQFKHFRPDDPSIKTKAMLQMIQQLQSDFERAIEGSGTANINTMELSGGAKINRLFHERFPFEIVKMEFDEKELRREIAFAIRNIHGIRVGLFTPDLAFEAIVKKQISRLKEPSLKCIDLVVAELTNVVRFCAEKMNRYPRLREEAERIITTQIREREQRCKDQIILLNECELAYMNTNHEDFIGFANAQQSSENASNTGRKLGNQVIRKGYMSISNLGIMKGGSRDYWFVLSSETLSWYKDDEEKDKKYMLNLDGLKLRDIEQGFMSRRHAIGLFNKDGRNVYKDYKQLEVSCETQDDVDSWKASFLRAGVYPEKLSDTTNGEDSADRENSASMDPQLERQVETIRNLVDSYMKIVTKTTRDLVPKTIMHLMINDTKDFIMAELLANLYATGDTNNMMEESAEEAVKREEMLRIYHACKEALKIIGDVSMATVSTPVPPPVRGGDDYFSIGQRVSPPSPGGPNRRPMSGVAPAPAPGPGSSVSRAPPAPPVTGRPAPAVPNRPGDATGRAPPAPPSRPGGTALPPPLVPTRGVGGGSQQPGIVLPQRVQQAVVNVAVNEMVGALGKQFKFN, encoded by the exons ATGGCAGGCAATCAGGGAATGGAATCCCTTATTCCTCTCGTGAATAAATTGCAAGATGCCTTCACTTCGTTGGGGGTGCAAATGTCTCTTGACCTACCCCAAATTGCTGTTGTGGGTGGGCAAAGTGCAGGAAAAAGCTCTGTgctggaaaattttgttggCAG GGATTTCCTACCTCGTGGCTCTGGCATTGTCACTCGACGTCCCCTTATCTTGCAGCTGATCAACTCTCCTCAGG AATATGGAGAGTTTTTGCACTGCAAAGGAAAGATCTTTGCTGACTTTGATGAGATTCGTAAGGAAATTGAGGCAGACACTGACCGATTAACTGGTACCAACAAAGGAATATCCAACTTGCCCATCAATTTGAGAGTATACTCTCCTCACG TTCTTAATTTGACCCTGATTGATTTGCCTGGCTTGACGAAAATTGCCGTCGGTGACCAACCTATCGACATTGAGATGCAAATACGTAGCATGATCCTCACCTATATCACAAAATCTAGTTGCCTCATCCTGGCTGTTACCCCTGCCAACATTGATTTGGCCAATTCGGATGCTTTGAAACTGGCCAAAGAAGTAGATCCTGCag GTTTGCGAACAATTGGTGTCATCACCAAGCTGGATTTGATGGACGAAGGAACGGATGCTCGAGACATTTTGGAGAACAAGCTGCTGCCGTTGCGGCGCGGCTACGTCGGTGTGGTCAACCGTAGCCAAAAGGATATCGACGGACGCAAAGACATTAAAGTGGCTGTAGCGGCCGAGCGCAAATTCTTCCTCGGCCACCCATCCTACCGCCATATGGCTGAGAGAATGGGAACGCCCTACCTTCAACGTGTTCTCAATCAGCAGCTCACTAACCACATCCGTGAAACGTTGCCAGGATTGAGAGACCGTCTCCag AAACAATTGCTGAGCATGGAGAAGGAAGTGGAACAGTTCAAACACTTTCGTCCCGACGACCCGAGCATCAAGACGAAAGCCATGCTTCA GATGATCCAGCAGCTCCAGTCGGATTTCGAGCGGGCCATCGAAGGTTCTGGCACGGCCAATATTAACACGATGGAACTGTCTGGCGGTGCCAAGATCAACCGCTTGTTCCACGAGCGTTTCCCATTCGAAATTGTCAAGATGGAGTTTGACGAGAAAGAGTTGCGCCGCGAAATTGCGTTCGCCATCCGCAACATCCACGGTATTCGCGTCGGTCTCTTCACTCCCGATCTTGCCTTTGAGGCCATCGTCAAGAAGCAGATATCCCGCCTCAAGGAACCCTCCCTCAAGTGTATCGATTTGGTCGTCGCCGAGTTGACTAACGTTGTCCGCTTCTGCGCCGAAAAG ATGAACCGTTATCCACGACTACGCGAAGAAGCCGAGCGTATCATCACGACACAAATTCGCGAGCGTGAGCAGCGATGCAAGGACCAGATCATTCTCCTCAACGAGTGCGAGTTGGCTTACATGAACACCAACCACGAGGACTTTATCGGATTCGCAAA CGCCCAGCAGTCGTCGGAGAATGCCAGCAATACAGGACGAAAGCTTGGCAATCAAGTCATCCGCAAAGGCTACATGTCCATCTCCAATTTGGGCATCATGAAAGGCGGTTCGCGGGATTACTGGTTCGTTTTGAGCTCGGAGACCCTGTCGTGGTACAAAGACGACGAG GAGAAAGATAAGAAGTACATGCTGAATCTGGACGGTCTGAAGCTGCGTGATATCGAGCAAGGATTCATGTCTCGTCGGCATGCCATTGGCCTTTTCAATAAAGACGGTCGCAACGTGTACAAG GATTACAAGCAGCTGGAAGTGAGTTGCGAGACTCAAGATGATGTCGATTCGTGGAAGGCTTCTTTCTTGCGTGCCGGTGTCTACCCCGAAAAGTTGTCTGATACCACCAACGGTGAAGATTCTGCTGATCGCGAGAATTCCGCTTCAATGGATCCCCAACTTGAGCGACAG GTTGAAACTATTCGTAATTTGGTCGACTCGTACATGAAAATCGTGACCAAGACCACGAGAGATTTGGTGCCCAAGACGATCATGCACTTGATGATCAACGATACCAAGGATTTTATCATGGCTGAGCTGCTGGCCAACCTCTACGCTACTGGCGACACG AACAACATGATGGAAGAGAGTGCCGAGGAGGCCGTCAAGCGAGAGGAAATGTTGCGAATCTACCACGCCTGTAAAGAAGCCCTGAAGATTATTGGTGACGTGTCGATGGCCACAGTTTCAACGCCCGTTCCTCCGCCCGTTAGGGGTGGCGACGACTACTTCAG TATCGGTCAGCGAGTGTCACCACCGTCTCCTGGCGGTCCTAACCGTCGCCCAATGAGTGGAGTCGCTCCAGCTCCCGCTCCTGGTCCGGGATCATCGGTCAGCCGAGCTCCACCGGCTCCTCCGGTGACTGGCCGCCCCGCACCGGCCGTACCTAATCGCCCTGGAGATGCAACCGGAAGGGCCCCACCGGCACCACCTTCACGTCCCGGCGGAACTGCGCTCCCGCCGCCACTTGTGCCAAC GCGAGGAGTAGGAGGAGGTTCCCAGCAGCCCGGCATCGTCTTACCGCAGCGCGTCCAGCAAGCAGTAGTCAACGTCGCCGTCAATGAAATGGTCGGCGCTCTCGGGAAGcagtttaaattcaattag
- the LOC124197440 gene encoding dynamin-like isoform X13, with product MAGNQGMESLIPLVNKLQDAFTSLGVQMSLDLPQIAVVGGQSAGKSSVLENFVGRDFLPRGSGIVTRRPLILQLINSPQEYGEFLHCKGKIFADFDEIRKEIEADTDRLTGTNKGISNLPINLRVYSPHVLNLTLIDLPGLTKIAVGDQPIDIEMQIRSMILTYITKSSCLILAVTPANIDLANSDALKLAKEVDPAGLRTIGVITKLDLMDEGTDARDILENKLLPLRRGYVGVVNRSQKDIDGRKDIKVAVAAERKFFLGHPSYRHMAERMGTPYLQRVLNQQLTNHIRETLPGLRDRLQKQLLSMEKEVEQFKHFRPDDPSIKTKAMLQMIQQLQSDFERAIEGSGTANINTMELSGGAKINRLFHERFPFEIVKMEFDEKELRREIAFAIRNIHGIRVGLFTPDLAFEAIVKKQISRLKEPSLKCIDLVVAELTNVVRFCAEKMNRYPRLREEAERIITTQIREREQRCKDQIILLNECELAYMNTNHEDFIGFANAQQSSENASNTGRKLGNQVIRKGYMSISNLGIMKGGSRDYWFVLSSETLSWYKDDEEKDKKYMLNLDGLKLRDIEQGFMSRRHAIGLFNKDGRNVYKDYKQLEVSCETQDDVDSWKASFLRAGVYPEKLSDTTNGEDSADRENSASMDPQLERQVETIRNLVDSYMKIVTKTTRDLVPKTIMHLMINDTKDFIMAELLANLYATGDTNNMMEESAEEAVKREEMLRIYHACKEALKIIGDVSMATVSTPVPPPVRGGDDYFSIGQRVSPPSPGGPNRRPMSGVAPAPAPGPGSSVSRAPPAPPVTGRPAPAVPNRPGDATGRAPPAPPSRPGGTALPPPLVPTRPMPSVPPRLPDRPQIPGRPYYH from the exons ATGGCAGGCAATCAGGGAATGGAATCCCTTATTCCTCTCGTGAATAAATTGCAAGATGCCTTCACTTCGTTGGGGGTGCAAATGTCTCTTGACCTACCCCAAATTGCTGTTGTGGGTGGGCAAAGTGCAGGAAAAAGCTCTGTgctggaaaattttgttggCAG GGATTTCCTACCTCGTGGCTCTGGCATTGTCACTCGACGTCCCCTTATCTTGCAGCTGATCAACTCTCCTCAGG AATATGGAGAGTTTTTGCACTGCAAAGGAAAGATCTTTGCTGACTTTGATGAGATTCGTAAGGAAATTGAGGCAGACACTGACCGATTAACTGGTACCAACAAAGGAATATCCAACTTGCCCATCAATTTGAGAGTATACTCTCCTCACG TTCTTAATTTGACCCTGATTGATTTGCCTGGCTTGACGAAAATTGCCGTCGGTGACCAACCTATCGACATTGAGATGCAAATACGTAGCATGATCCTCACCTATATCACAAAATCTAGTTGCCTCATCCTGGCTGTTACCCCTGCCAACATTGATTTGGCCAATTCGGATGCTTTGAAACTGGCCAAAGAAGTAGATCCTGCag GTTTGCGAACAATTGGTGTCATCACCAAGCTGGATTTGATGGACGAAGGAACGGATGCTCGAGACATTTTGGAGAACAAGCTGCTGCCGTTGCGGCGCGGCTACGTCGGTGTGGTCAACCGTAGCCAAAAGGATATCGACGGACGCAAAGACATTAAAGTGGCTGTAGCGGCCGAGCGCAAATTCTTCCTCGGCCACCCATCCTACCGCCATATGGCTGAGAGAATGGGAACGCCCTACCTTCAACGTGTTCTCAATCAGCAGCTCACTAACCACATCCGTGAAACGTTGCCAGGATTGAGAGACCGTCTCCag AAACAATTGCTGAGCATGGAGAAGGAAGTGGAACAGTTCAAACACTTTCGTCCCGACGACCCGAGCATCAAGACGAAAGCCATGCTTCA GATGATCCAGCAGCTCCAGTCGGATTTCGAGCGGGCCATCGAAGGTTCTGGCACGGCCAATATTAACACGATGGAACTGTCTGGCGGTGCCAAGATCAACCGCTTGTTCCACGAGCGTTTCCCATTCGAAATTGTCAAGATGGAGTTTGACGAGAAAGAGTTGCGCCGCGAAATTGCGTTCGCCATCCGCAACATCCACGGTATTCGCGTCGGTCTCTTCACTCCCGATCTTGCCTTTGAGGCCATCGTCAAGAAGCAGATATCCCGCCTCAAGGAACCCTCCCTCAAGTGTATCGATTTGGTCGTCGCCGAGTTGACTAACGTTGTCCGCTTCTGCGCCGAAAAG ATGAACCGTTATCCACGACTACGCGAAGAAGCCGAGCGTATCATCACGACACAAATTCGCGAGCGTGAGCAGCGATGCAAGGACCAGATCATTCTCCTCAACGAGTGCGAGTTGGCTTACATGAACACCAACCACGAGGACTTTATCGGATTCGCAAA CGCCCAGCAGTCGTCGGAGAATGCCAGCAATACAGGACGAAAGCTTGGCAATCAAGTCATCCGCAAAGGCTACATGTCCATCTCCAATTTGGGCATCATGAAAGGCGGTTCGCGGGATTACTGGTTCGTTTTGAGCTCGGAGACCCTGTCGTGGTACAAAGACGACGAG GAGAAAGATAAGAAGTACATGCTGAATCTGGACGGTCTGAAGCTGCGTGATATCGAGCAAGGATTCATGTCTCGTCGGCATGCCATTGGCCTTTTCAATAAAGACGGTCGCAACGTGTACAAG GATTACAAGCAGCTGGAAGTGAGTTGCGAGACTCAAGATGATGTCGATTCGTGGAAGGCTTCTTTCTTGCGTGCCGGTGTCTACCCCGAAAAGTTGTCTGATACCACCAACGGTGAAGATTCTGCTGATCGCGAGAATTCCGCTTCAATGGATCCCCAACTTGAGCGACAG GTTGAAACTATTCGTAATTTGGTCGACTCGTACATGAAAATCGTGACCAAGACCACGAGAGATTTGGTGCCCAAGACGATCATGCACTTGATGATCAACGATACCAAGGATTTTATCATGGCTGAGCTGCTGGCCAACCTCTACGCTACTGGCGACACG AACAACATGATGGAAGAGAGTGCCGAGGAGGCCGTCAAGCGAGAGGAAATGTTGCGAATCTACCACGCCTGTAAAGAAGCCCTGAAGATTATTGGTGACGTGTCGATGGCCACAGTTTCAACGCCCGTTCCTCCGCCCGTTAGGGGTGGCGACGACTACTTCAG TATCGGTCAGCGAGTGTCACCACCGTCTCCTGGCGGTCCTAACCGTCGCCCAATGAGTGGAGTCGCTCCAGCTCCCGCTCCTGGTCCGGGATCATCGGTCAGCCGAGCTCCACCGGCTCCTCCGGTGACTGGCCGCCCCGCACCGGCCGTACCTAATCGCCCTGGAGATGCAACCGGAAGGGCCCCACCGGCACCACCTTCACGTCCCGGCGGAACTGCGCTCCCGCCGCCACTTGTGCCAAC GAGACCCATGCCGAGCGTACCGCCGCGGCTACCGGATCGACCTCAAATTCCCGGCCGACCTTACTATCACTAG
- the LOC124197440 gene encoding dynamin-like isoform X17: MAGNQGMESLIPLVNKLQDAFTSLGVQMSLDLPQIAVVGGQSAGKSSVLENFVGRDFLPRGSGIVTRRPLILQLINSPQEYGEFLHCKGKIFADFDEIRKEIEADTDRLTGTNKGISNLPINLRVYSPHVLNLTLIDLPGLTKIAVGDQPIDIEMQIRSMILTYITKSSCLILAVTPANIDLANSDALKLAKEVDPAGLRTIGVITKLDLMDEGTDARDILENKLLPLRRGYVGVVNRSQKDIDGRKDIKVAVAAERKFFLGHPSYRHMAERMGTPYLQRVLNQQLTNHIRETLPGLRDRLQKQLLSMEKEVEQFKHFRPDDPSIKTKAMLQMIQQLQSDFERAIEGSGTANINTMELSGGAKINRLFHERFPFEIVKMEFDEKELRREIAFAIRNIHGIRVGLFTPDLAFEAIVKKQISRLKEPSLKCIDLVVAELTNVVRFCAEKMNRYPRLREEAERIITTQIREREQRCKDQIILLNECELAYMNTNHEDFIGFAKAESISMTRAQQSSENASNTGRKLGNQVIRKGYMSISNLGIMKGGSRDYWFVLSSETLSWYKDDEEKDKKYMLNLDGLKLRDIEQGFMSRRHAIGLFNKDGRNVYKDYKQLEVSCETQDDVDSWKASFLRAGVYPEKLSDTTNGEDSADRENSASMDPQLERQVETIRNLVDSYMKIVTKTTRDLVPKTIMHLMINDTKDFIMAELLANLYATGDTNNMMEESAEEAVKREEMLRIYHACKEALKIIGDVSMATVSTPVPPPVRGGDDYFSIGQRVSPPSPGGPNRRPMSGVAPAPAPGPGSSVSRAPPAPPVTGRPAPAVPNRPGDATGRAPPAPPSRPGGTALPPPLVPTRRT, translated from the exons ATGGCAGGCAATCAGGGAATGGAATCCCTTATTCCTCTCGTGAATAAATTGCAAGATGCCTTCACTTCGTTGGGGGTGCAAATGTCTCTTGACCTACCCCAAATTGCTGTTGTGGGTGGGCAAAGTGCAGGAAAAAGCTCTGTgctggaaaattttgttggCAG GGATTTCCTACCTCGTGGCTCTGGCATTGTCACTCGACGTCCCCTTATCTTGCAGCTGATCAACTCTCCTCAGG AATATGGAGAGTTTTTGCACTGCAAAGGAAAGATCTTTGCTGACTTTGATGAGATTCGTAAGGAAATTGAGGCAGACACTGACCGATTAACTGGTACCAACAAAGGAATATCCAACTTGCCCATCAATTTGAGAGTATACTCTCCTCACG TTCTTAATTTGACCCTGATTGATTTGCCTGGCTTGACGAAAATTGCCGTCGGTGACCAACCTATCGACATTGAGATGCAAATACGTAGCATGATCCTCACCTATATCACAAAATCTAGTTGCCTCATCCTGGCTGTTACCCCTGCCAACATTGATTTGGCCAATTCGGATGCTTTGAAACTGGCCAAAGAAGTAGATCCTGCag GTTTGCGAACAATTGGTGTCATCACCAAGCTGGATTTGATGGACGAAGGAACGGATGCTCGAGACATTTTGGAGAACAAGCTGCTGCCGTTGCGGCGCGGCTACGTCGGTGTGGTCAACCGTAGCCAAAAGGATATCGACGGACGCAAAGACATTAAAGTGGCTGTAGCGGCCGAGCGCAAATTCTTCCTCGGCCACCCATCCTACCGCCATATGGCTGAGAGAATGGGAACGCCCTACCTTCAACGTGTTCTCAATCAGCAGCTCACTAACCACATCCGTGAAACGTTGCCAGGATTGAGAGACCGTCTCCag AAACAATTGCTGAGCATGGAGAAGGAAGTGGAACAGTTCAAACACTTTCGTCCCGACGACCCGAGCATCAAGACGAAAGCCATGCTTCA GATGATCCAGCAGCTCCAGTCGGATTTCGAGCGGGCCATCGAAGGTTCTGGCACGGCCAATATTAACACGATGGAACTGTCTGGCGGTGCCAAGATCAACCGCTTGTTCCACGAGCGTTTCCCATTCGAAATTGTCAAGATGGAGTTTGACGAGAAAGAGTTGCGCCGCGAAATTGCGTTCGCCATCCGCAACATCCACGGTATTCGCGTCGGTCTCTTCACTCCCGATCTTGCCTTTGAGGCCATCGTCAAGAAGCAGATATCCCGCCTCAAGGAACCCTCCCTCAAGTGTATCGATTTGGTCGTCGCCGAGTTGACTAACGTTGTCCGCTTCTGCGCCGAAAAG ATGAACCGTTATCCACGACTACGCGAAGAAGCCGAGCGTATCATCACGACACAAATTCGCGAGCGTGAGCAGCGATGCAAGGACCAGATCATTCTCCTCAACGAGTGCGAGTTGGCTTACATGAACACCAACCACGAGGACTTTATCGGATTCGCAAA AGCGGAGAGCATCTCTATGACACG CGCCCAGCAGTCGTCGGAGAATGCCAGCAATACAGGACGAAAGCTTGGCAATCAAGTCATCCGCAAAGGCTACATGTCCATCTCCAATTTGGGCATCATGAAAGGCGGTTCGCGGGATTACTGGTTCGTTTTGAGCTCGGAGACCCTGTCGTGGTACAAAGACGACGAG GAGAAAGATAAGAAGTACATGCTGAATCTGGACGGTCTGAAGCTGCGTGATATCGAGCAAGGATTCATGTCTCGTCGGCATGCCATTGGCCTTTTCAATAAAGACGGTCGCAACGTGTACAAG GATTACAAGCAGCTGGAAGTGAGTTGCGAGACTCAAGATGATGTCGATTCGTGGAAGGCTTCTTTCTTGCGTGCCGGTGTCTACCCCGAAAAGTTGTCTGATACCACCAACGGTGAAGATTCTGCTGATCGCGAGAATTCCGCTTCAATGGATCCCCAACTTGAGCGACAG GTTGAAACTATTCGTAATTTGGTCGACTCGTACATGAAAATCGTGACCAAGACCACGAGAGATTTGGTGCCCAAGACGATCATGCACTTGATGATCAACGATACCAAGGATTTTATCATGGCTGAGCTGCTGGCCAACCTCTACGCTACTGGCGACACG AACAACATGATGGAAGAGAGTGCCGAGGAGGCCGTCAAGCGAGAGGAAATGTTGCGAATCTACCACGCCTGTAAAGAAGCCCTGAAGATTATTGGTGACGTGTCGATGGCCACAGTTTCAACGCCCGTTCCTCCGCCCGTTAGGGGTGGCGACGACTACTTCAG TATCGGTCAGCGAGTGTCACCACCGTCTCCTGGCGGTCCTAACCGTCGCCCAATGAGTGGAGTCGCTCCAGCTCCCGCTCCTGGTCCGGGATCATCGGTCAGCCGAGCTCCACCGGCTCCTCCGGTGACTGGCCGCCCCGCACCGGCCGTACCTAATCGCCCTGGAGATGCAACCGGAAGGGCCCCACCGGCACCACCTTCACGTCCCGGCGGAACTGCGCTCCCGCCGCCACTTGTGCCAAC TCGGCGcacgtaa